Genomic segment of Nitrospira sp.:
TCGCAGTGAAGGGGCGTCCGCCCGATAAACCCATTCTGGTGTTGATCGGATCTCGGGAGCAATTGGCTCCCCTGGTTGGGTCTGTCTCTCCAACCGCCTCCCTCTTGATGGAGTTGTTCTGGCCAGGCCCCTTGACCATCGTGTTTCCGGCCGCCCCTGGACTCTCGTCGTTGCTGACGGCCGGGAGCGGGACGATCGGGGTCCGCTGGTCTCCGTTGCCGACGCTGCAGCGACTGTTGGTCCACACCGGCCCGCTGACCGGAACGAGTGCGAATCGCTCATCCGAGCCACCCATCGATACTGCGGGCGCTGTGCAGGATGCGTTCGGAGCCAGTATTGATCTGATTCTCGACGGCGGCCGCACGCCCGGCGGCCAGGCGTCCACCGTCGTTGATGCCGGCGAACATCCTCAACTCCTTCGGGCCGGAGTGATTTCAGCGGACCGAATTCGAACGGCCCTGGAGCGAGCAGGGTACACACTTTCATCATGATTTGATGGTGCGTAGTCGCTATAATTCACCCACATGGGAGGATCATTTATGCTCATTCGTTCACGCCGCGCGGTGAGAGGATTGTTTGTGCTTGGGGTCAGCAGCATGCTGCTGACGGGATGTGACTTTTGGCCGCCGGCGCTTCAAGCTCAAATCGAACAGTTGCATGCAGAAGCCCAACAGGCTGCGGCGGACAAGGCCTTGCTGCAGAATCAGCTCAACGCGGCGAACAAAGCGAAGGAGGAGTTGCAGATTCGTGTGGAAGATCTGACGCGGGTGAATAAGGAAAAATCCGCAATGATCGCGAATCTTGAGCACACCATGGCGGCGGCCCGCGAGCGTGCGGCAAAAGCGGTGAAGACGACTCCCGCGAAACCTGCGACAAAACCAGCTGTCAAGAAATCGACCAAGCCTGCAGGCAAGAGCGGCGTGAAGTCCACGGGGAGGTCGGCCACCCAGAAGAAATCCAACGCGGCTCCTGCTAAACGTGTAAGCCCCTAGGGAAGCGCTGAGCCTGTCGCTCGCTCTGATACAAGAGCGGGCAGACGGTGGTCAGCGAACCTGAGTCGCGCTTGCTGCGGCAGCGAACGGTTTCTGCCCGCCGCTTCCCTTAGTTGCCGGACGACGAGGTGGAACTCGAGCTGGATGTCCCTGAGCTGGGTGTGCTTGTCGCGGGCGCGGCGCTGGTCGTGGAGGTCGTCGCTGGAGCGGCGGCCGGAGCGCTGGCCGTGCTCTCACTGGTCGTTGGTGTCGCGGGTTTCTCGGTCGTTGCTGCCGCTGGTTTTTCCGCCGTGTCGCTTCCTCCCGGTTTCATCTTGTCCGAGTAGTCGGTGATATACCAGCCGCTGCCTTTGAACATGATGGCCGGCGGCGAAATCAATTTCGTCACTTCCTTCCCGCACCGCACACATTCCTTGATCGGGTCGTCCTTAATGCTCTGCTTCACCTCGAACCGGTGGG
This window contains:
- a CDS encoding threonylcarbamoyl-AMP synthase → MALVLPFTDPSCDVALPEVQRVLAAHGVVALPTETYYGLAVRPTDEAALRRMVAVKGRPPDKPILVLIGSREQLAPLVGSVSPTASLLMELFWPGPLTIVFPAAPGLSSLLTAGSGTIGVRWSPLPTLQRLLVHTGPLTGTSANRSSEPPIDTAGAVQDAFGASIDLILDGGRTPGGQASTVVDAGEHPQLLRAGVISADRIRTALERAGYTLSS
- a CDS encoding transcriptional regulator yields the protein MPIYEYQCTSCAHRFEVKQSIKDDPIKECVRCGKEVTKLISPPAIMFKGSGWYITDYSDKMKPGGSDTAEKPAAATTEKPATPTTSESTASAPAAAPATTSTTSAAPATSTPSSGTSSSSSTSSSGN